In the Leptospira limi genome, one interval contains:
- a CDS encoding amidohydrolase family protein, translated as MTRPILLQSASLFRNGKMESKDLLFTGEKITSIEDAITPNKDMFTLSLHGKKLYPGFINSHDHLLASYLPKVGGTEKHLSWLSYDNLYKSSGVFAERQQIDPEILYYLGAYKNLFAGVTSVFDHIPHFVQNPFRGILPVKLISDYTLAHSVGNYSLDWGEGPALEYRMAEHANLPFVTHLAEGLDDDSKQSLRMLEKMDALGPHSVLVHCLPFGPKEADKIAEKGASIVWCPTSNLHIFGKTTNIKLFLERGVNVCLGTDSSPSGSNQLLEELKTAKSIYFGLYGEELPEETLLQMITENPRRAFRLGNPNALMPGLSCDFVVISDEKKTSEINVSELHWKHIDLVVIDGYPIYGSLEFLSLFQEFGLGTEEISIEGKNKLVAGSPKKLMKQVSDSVGYKKSLAFLPNF; from the coding sequence ATGACCCGACCTATTCTATTACAATCCGCTTCCCTATTCCGAAATGGAAAAATGGAATCAAAAGATCTTTTATTTACGGGTGAAAAAATCACAAGTATCGAAGATGCTATCACACCTAACAAGGATATGTTTACTCTTTCCTTACATGGCAAAAAACTGTATCCTGGATTTATCAATTCGCATGACCATTTACTTGCGAGTTACCTACCAAAAGTAGGTGGGACAGAAAAACACCTTTCCTGGTTATCCTATGATAATTTGTATAAAAGTTCAGGAGTGTTCGCCGAACGCCAACAAATTGATCCAGAAATTTTATACTACCTTGGAGCTTACAAAAACTTATTTGCAGGTGTGACATCTGTATTTGATCACATTCCTCATTTTGTGCAAAATCCCTTTCGAGGAATTTTACCTGTTAAATTGATATCGGATTATACCTTAGCACATTCGGTTGGGAATTATAGTTTGGATTGGGGAGAAGGCCCTGCATTAGAATACCGAATGGCAGAACATGCAAACCTTCCTTTTGTGACTCATTTAGCAGAAGGATTAGATGATGATTCAAAACAATCACTTCGTATGTTAGAAAAAATGGATGCCCTTGGTCCACATTCAGTTCTTGTTCATTGTTTGCCATTTGGACCAAAAGAAGCCGATAAAATTGCAGAAAAAGGTGCATCGATAGTTTGGTGCCCTACTTCGAACCTTCATATATTTGGAAAAACTACCAATATCAAACTCTTTTTAGAAAGAGGGGTTAACGTTTGTTTGGGGACAGATTCTTCTCCAAGTGGATCCAATCAATTATTGGAAGAATTAAAAACAGCAAAATCCATTTATTTTGGGTTATACGGTGAAGAACTACCAGAAGAAACTTTATTACAAATGATAACAGAAAATCCACGAAGAGCCTTTCGGTTGGGAAATCCAAATGCACTTATGCCTGGTTTAAGTTGTGATTTTGTAGTGATCAGTGATGAGAAAAAAACTTCTGAGATAAACGTATCAGAACTTCATTGGAAACACATTGATTTGGTTGTAATCGATGGTTATCCCATTTATGGATCACTTGAATTTTTGTCACTCTTCCAAGAGTTTGGATTGGGTACAGAAGAAA